In Bdellovibrio bacteriovorus, a single window of DNA contains:
- the murJ gene encoding murein biosynthesis integral membrane protein MurJ, producing the protein MKSHALLVGLGIFLSRIAGLVRERVFAHFFGNSDAGDAFKAALKIPNFLQNLFGEGVLSASFIPVYAQLLAKKHDEEAAKVASVIGSLLFLMTSFLVLVGVFATPFLIDLIAPGFQGEKRALTIQIVQILFPGTGFLVMSAWCLGILNSHRKFFLSYVAPVIWNLAIIFTLVMWGSKQGQYDLAVTVSWGLVAGSFLQFAIQLPSALRLGKKIFPSLDLKLDSVRSITKNFAPVVVSRGVVQISAYIDNMLASLLPTGAVSALAYAQTLYLLPVSLFGMSVSVAELPAMSQATGSDLEIKEYLQKRLNRGLEQIAFFVIPSAVAFFFLGDLIVGAVFQTGEFQKENTDFVWMVLAGYSVGLLATTLGRLYSSTFYSLKDTKTPLQFAIIRVIFTTILGVIFAFYLPETLGFERQWGTAGLTVSAGLAGWIEFYFLRKSLNKKIGHTGLKIPFQIKVWSAAIISALSGAAIARFVLQSDLHVIIRAAIALSIYGLLYFGLGYAFKIEQTKSVADKILRRLGR; encoded by the coding sequence GTGAAAAGTCATGCCCTGTTAGTAGGTTTGGGAATATTCTTAAGTCGTATTGCAGGGCTGGTTCGTGAAAGAGTTTTCGCTCATTTCTTTGGAAACTCGGATGCCGGGGATGCTTTTAAAGCGGCCCTAAAAATTCCCAACTTCCTGCAAAATCTTTTTGGTGAAGGTGTGCTTTCCGCAAGCTTCATTCCAGTCTATGCTCAGCTCTTAGCAAAAAAACACGACGAAGAAGCCGCGAAGGTCGCATCTGTTATCGGCAGTCTTCTATTCCTGATGACGTCCTTCTTGGTTTTAGTGGGCGTTTTTGCAACTCCTTTCTTAATTGATCTTATTGCTCCAGGCTTCCAAGGTGAAAAGCGCGCTTTGACAATTCAGATCGTGCAGATTCTTTTCCCGGGCACGGGATTCTTGGTTATGTCGGCTTGGTGTTTGGGGATTTTAAATTCTCACCGTAAGTTTTTTCTTTCGTATGTGGCTCCCGTTATTTGGAACTTGGCAATCATCTTCACGTTGGTGATGTGGGGAAGTAAGCAGGGTCAGTATGACTTGGCGGTCACAGTTTCTTGGGGACTTGTTGCCGGAAGCTTTTTGCAGTTTGCGATTCAATTGCCTTCCGCACTTCGTCTGGGGAAAAAGATTTTTCCTTCATTGGATTTGAAATTAGACAGCGTTCGTTCCATCACGAAGAATTTTGCTCCCGTGGTTGTGTCCCGTGGTGTAGTTCAGATCAGCGCTTATATCGACAATATGTTAGCGAGCTTGCTTCCAACAGGAGCCGTTTCTGCGTTGGCCTATGCGCAAACTCTTTATCTTTTGCCCGTGAGTTTATTTGGTATGAGCGTCTCTGTGGCAGAGTTACCCGCTATGTCGCAAGCGACGGGGTCTGATTTAGAAATCAAAGAATATCTGCAAAAGCGTTTGAATCGGGGACTTGAACAAATCGCTTTTTTTGTGATTCCTTCTGCAGTCGCATTTTTCTTTTTAGGTGATTTGATTGTGGGGGCGGTTTTTCAAACAGGTGAGTTCCAGAAGGAAAACACTGATTTCGTTTGGATGGTTTTGGCTGGTTATTCTGTGGGGCTTTTAGCTACCACATTAGGGCGCTTGTATTCTTCGACTTTCTATTCATTGAAAGACACAAAAACGCCACTTCAGTTTGCGATCATCCGCGTGATCTTCACAACTATTTTGGGTGTGATCTTCGCATTCTACTTACCTGAAACCTTGGGCTTCGAACGCCAGTGGGGAACGGCCGGCTTGACGGTGTCAGCTGGATTAGCTGGTTGGATCGAATTCTACTTCCTCCGCAAATCATTGAATAAAAAAATCGGGCACACGGGATTAAAAATCCCATTCCAAATCAAAGTATGGTCCGCCGCCATTATTTCCGCATTATCAGGAGCCGCTATTGCTCGCTTCGTCCTGCAGTCCGATCTCCATGTTATCATTAGAGCCGCCATCGCTCTTTCTATCTACGGCTTACTGTACTTCGGATTAGGATACGCTTTCAAAATTGAACAAACCAAATCCGTGGCCGATAAAATCCTGCGCCGATTAGGAAGATAG
- the uvrC gene encoding excinuclease ABC subunit UvrC, whose translation MISKFEEVRDKVREFPVQSGVYLMKGHADKIIYIGKAKNLRARVRSYFTDSKDHSPKTRLLVQNIHEVEYILTKTEVEAFLLEASLIKKHRPKYNIRLRDDKAYPYIRFTWADDYPRLYVARKVKKDGSLYFGPYTSGFAVQGTIRFLNRTFKIRDCTDAVFKSRTRPCMTYQIGRCTAPCVDYITQPDYREEVEGAKLFLKGQNKKVVKSITERMMVAAEEEKFEVAARLRDSVQAIKAILEKQAVINDTSEKDQDAVGFFGDHRGCLVETVHVRSGRVIGTRSHFLPHFDPNDPAEDPREWLVDFLNQYYEDNFIPDEVLLTVDIGNDLTKLMGEVLKERSGNKVVVRFATDERGRNLIDMANENAKAHFLKYVSKSEEKLRGLDEIKEKLSLPELPRRIECYDISTFQGAETVASQVVFEDGVPAKEHYRRYKIKTVQGINDFASMYEVLSRRFKHTEYEDPQLIVIDGGKGQLTQAIRILQEIGRSDIPVVGLAKARTESDFQKQEVESTEERFFLPNRSNPVIFKHNAEALHILTGIRDEAHRFAITYHRKLRESSSLESELDYVVGLGEKRKKVLLTRFNSIDEIKGAVPEEIATLKGFNRVLAERILLQLNEPDDEDAEVEE comes from the coding sequence ATGATTTCTAAGTTTGAGGAAGTGCGCGATAAAGTCAGGGAGTTCCCGGTACAAAGCGGGGTCTATCTGATGAAGGGCCACGCCGATAAGATCATCTATATCGGTAAGGCGAAGAATCTGCGCGCGCGTGTTCGAAGTTATTTTACGGACAGCAAGGATCATTCACCCAAGACGCGGTTGCTAGTTCAGAATATTCATGAAGTTGAATACATTCTAACTAAAACCGAAGTCGAAGCTTTCTTATTGGAAGCTTCGTTAATTAAAAAACACCGTCCGAAGTACAACATTCGTCTTCGTGATGACAAAGCTTATCCCTACATTCGTTTTACTTGGGCTGATGATTATCCTCGTCTTTACGTTGCTCGCAAAGTGAAGAAGGATGGGTCGCTTTATTTCGGCCCTTATACTTCTGGATTTGCTGTTCAAGGCACCATTCGTTTTTTAAATCGAACTTTTAAGATTCGTGATTGCACTGATGCGGTTTTTAAATCTCGCACGCGTCCTTGTATGACTTATCAGATTGGCCGTTGTACAGCACCTTGTGTAGATTACATCACACAGCCTGATTACCGTGAAGAAGTCGAAGGCGCGAAGTTATTTCTAAAAGGACAGAATAAGAAGGTCGTGAAATCTATCACCGAAAGAATGATGGTCGCGGCCGAAGAAGAAAAGTTTGAGGTGGCGGCTCGTCTACGCGATTCTGTACAAGCGATTAAAGCCATTTTAGAAAAACAAGCCGTTATCAATGACACGTCTGAAAAAGATCAGGATGCGGTGGGTTTCTTTGGCGATCATCGTGGTTGCTTGGTGGAAACTGTGCACGTTCGTTCAGGGCGGGTGATTGGAACTCGATCTCACTTCTTACCTCATTTTGATCCTAATGATCCGGCGGAAGACCCACGCGAATGGCTGGTGGACTTCCTGAATCAGTATTACGAAGACAACTTTATCCCGGACGAAGTCCTGTTGACCGTGGATATTGGCAATGACTTAACAAAGTTGATGGGTGAAGTCTTAAAAGAACGCTCCGGTAACAAAGTCGTTGTGCGATTTGCGACGGATGAGCGTGGTCGCAATTTGATTGATATGGCGAATGAAAATGCCAAAGCTCATTTCTTAAAATACGTCTCTAAGTCCGAAGAAAAACTTCGCGGTTTGGACGAAATCAAAGAAAAACTTTCCTTGCCAGAGCTTCCTCGCCGTATTGAGTGTTATGATATCTCGACATTCCAAGGGGCGGAGACCGTCGCTTCTCAAGTGGTCTTTGAAGATGGTGTTCCGGCGAAAGAACATTATCGTCGCTATAAAATTAAAACGGTTCAAGGCATTAACGACTTCGCCTCTATGTATGAGGTCTTGAGTCGTCGATTTAAGCATACTGAGTACGAAGATCCACAACTTATTGTGATCGATGGTGGTAAGGGGCAATTGACTCAAGCCATTCGTATTTTACAAGAGATTGGCCGTAGCGATATCCCGGTTGTGGGATTGGCGAAGGCGCGGACGGAAAGTGACTTCCAGAAGCAAGAAGTGGAGTCGACCGAGGAACGCTTCTTCCTCCCTAACAGGTCCAATCCGGTGATCTTTAAGCATAACGCGGAGGCCTTGCATATTCTGACGGGCATTCGTGATGAGGCCCATCGCTTTGCCATCACGTACCATCGTAAGCTTCGTGAAAGCAGTTCTTTGGAAAGCGAACTGGATTATGTTGTGGGATTGGGCGAAAAAAGAAAGAAAGTTCTTTTGACTCGCTTTAACTCTATTGATGAAATCAAGGGTGCCGTACCCGAAGAGATTGCAACCCTTAAAGGTTTCAACCGTGTATTGGCGGAGCGCATTCTGCTTCAATTGAATGAACCAGATGATGAAGATGCTGAGGTTGAAGAGTGA